GTGGAATTGGTAAGCGAGACCGCGCTATCGAGTGCCAACGTTCCTTGCTGCACTGTCCATGGCGTCGATTCGGTGGACGTACCCGTCAAAGTCCACGTGCTGGTTCCCGTCTTCTCGAAAACTCCGAAACCCCGATATTGGGCGTTCGCGCCTATCGCGGAGACATCGAAGCTCGAATTGGTCGTTCCGCCCAGCTTAAGCGTGTCCGCCGCGCTGAATGCCACCACATTACCGGTAATCGTCGAGCCCGCTTGCAGTTCCAACGAGTTCACGCCACCGATGAACTGAATCGCATTGGCGATCCCGGCCGAGGCAATCCAGTTTTGTCCGCCTGTGATCGCACCGGCATTGATTACCGTGGCGTTTGCTCCCACGACCCCGATACCACCGACGGGTTTAGGGTAAGCGGCGCCGAGTTGGGTGAACTGTACGGCCGCACCGCCGGCGATCACGCCGCCGGATGTGTTGATGAGCGTGCCGCCATTCGAAATCCAGGCGCCCTCACCGCCGGAACCGGCTTGCCCCGACACCCCAGCGGTAGCACCTCTGGCGCGTCCCGCTACACCGCCGGTCAGGGTGCCCGAGTTCGAAACCGTTCCGTGGCCGCTGAGGATGACGGCGACACCGCCACCGCCGCCGCCGCCGATAGAACCGGTGGCCGCTCCCCCCTGGCCGCCAACGATGGCAGCGCCCTGTTGGATGGTCACATTGGCAGACGAAAAAACGCCCGCGCCACCGCCGCCGCCGCCGCCCGCACCGGTATCGGAGACGAGGCTGCCGAAGGCGGCTCCTCCGGCCCCACCCGTTACTGTCGTGCCGCTTTGCACGAGCAGATCAACGCCACTGGTAACGCCAACACCCCCACCGCCGCCGCCAGCGCTATTGACTGTTGCACTCGCTGCCGCACCGTTGGCCCCTGCACCGCCCGTGATCGAGTGGTCGACGATTGAAATGCCTTCGGCGCCTGCGCCTCCTGTACTGGCAGGCGCGACCACGGTGGGATCATTGGTGAAACTCACGCTCATTCCGCCGCTGCCGCCAAAACCTGTCGTCAGATTGGTTGCCCCACCGCCACCGCCCTTGCGGGTGGTGCCGGTGAAAGGTCCGTACCCGCCATCAGGCGAGGCGCCATTCACACCGGCCGCGCCACCGCCCAGAGAGTCCGAGGCTGTACGCGTCCCGCCCGTGCCGCCGTTGCCCGCCCACGCCGTCGCGGATAGTGCCGCGGCAAGCGCAGCCACCGATACCTTTAAGCGCAAGGTTGGAAGAACGGGATGGACAGCCTGGTCGCGACGGGCATCGGGCTTCTTTGACAGGGGCGGCATTGCAGCTTCTCCACGGGGCCGTGCCCCAGCTTTTGAATGACGAGGACGAACAGATCCGAGCTACGGCGATGGCGTAGCAATGGTGTTTTTTTGAATTCGGGAGGCTTGTCCGGCGCGTTCGCGCTATCGAGCGCGAACAGATGAGGAAACCACTAAGGCCCGCAGGCTGGATGGACGCTGACAGCTATGCACTTCGCGTACGACGACCAGATGCAGGGCATATGTTGCGCCAACGGTTGCGGTAGGTTGCATTTTGAAGCCGGATTATTTCCGATCACCGCGGAAAAATGGCGGAATTTAATAATTGTTAACAATTTGCCTGGCCGACTTGAACGGGCCGGCTCTGTAGATATCACTACATCATTGCAGTACCCCCTACGCCACCCTATGCTGCGCCCATGGCTACCCTACCCACCCACTGGCTGCTCCTTATCGTCAGCCTTCCGACCGCGGGCGCAACGGCGCGCATGCGGATATGGCGCGCGGTCAAGATGCTGGGCGCCGTGCCGTTGCGAGATGGCGCATATCTTCTTCCGGCGGACGCCGAGCAAGCCGGGCAATTCAGGGCACTGGCCGGCGAGGCCAGGCAGGACGGCGGGCAGGGATGGGTGTTGCAGGTGCTCGCGCAAGACCAGGACGAGACGACTGCCTTGCAGGCGCTGTTCGACCGCTCCGAGGACTATGCGGCCTGGCTTTCCGGATTGGCCGAGGCACGCCTATCTCTGTCCAAGGTCCCGGCCGCGGAACTTGCCCGCTCGCTACGCCGCCACGAACGTGCCTACGAGGCAATTCGCAGGATCGACTTCTTTCCGACCGCGGCGTCCGCAAGCGCGCAAGCGCAATGGCGCGACTTTTCCAATGCTGTGGACGCCATTCTGTCGCCCGGAGAGCCGCATGCGGCCATCGGCAGTATTCCAAGGCGCGACCCGATGCGCCATCAGGGCCGGGTTTGGGCGACCCGCCGCCATCTTTGGGTGGATCGCGTCGCCTGCGTGTGGCTGATCCAGCGCTTTATCGATACGGGTGCGCGCTTCCTCTGGCTGGACACCCCCGCCGATTGCCCGGCGGATGCGCTGGGCTTCGACTTCGATGGCGCGACCTTTACCCACGTGGGCGACCGGGTGTCCTTCGAAGTACTGACGGCCAGCTTCGGCCTGGATGAAAACAGGGGCTTGAAACGCCTGGGCGCGATGGTGCATGCGCTGGACGTGGGAGGTGCAACCGTGCCAGAGGCGGCCGGTTTCGAAGCCCTGCTGACGGGGGCCCGCAAGCGCCTGGACGACGACGACGCCCTCGTGGCGGAAATCGGCGTGGTGCTGGATTCGCTTTACGCCTATTTCTCGAATTCGCGGATGGCGTAGGGACTATGGGCGCCTGCCCCCGTCCCTTGGCTTGACGGAGACTTCAATGAACGCATCCCCACCGGCCGATCCTGCGCCGTCCGCCGCCGCGCCGCCGCGATATACGCTTTGGCAACTGGTCGCCTATTTCGCGCGGCTGGGAACACTGGGTTTTGGCGGCCCCGTGGCGCTGGCCGGCTACATGCACCGCGATCTGGTGGAACGACGCGAGTGGATCGCGGAAGGCGACTACAAGGAAGGCCTGGCGCTGGCGCAACTGGCGCCCGGGCCGCTCGCGGCGCAGTTGGCGATCTATCTGGGATACGTGCATTTCCGCATCGTGGGCGCCACCCTGGTAGGCATCGCCTTCGTGTTGCCTTCCTTCCTTATGGTGGTGGCGCTGGGATGGGCGTACACCCGCTTCGGGGGACTGGATTGGATGCGATCGGTCTTCTATGGAGTCGGCGCCGCGGTGATCGGCATTATCGCCATCAGCGCGTACAAGCTCACCGTCAAAAGCGTAGGCAGGGACAAGCTGCTATGGGCCGTCTACCTGGTGCTTGCGGCGGTGACGGTTGCCACCGAAACGGAAATCGCATGGCTTTTCCTGGCCGCGGGCATCGTCGTGTGGTTCCGGCGGGCGCCGCCCAAATGGCTAAGGCAGGGAAACCTTCATTCCGTCGCGGCCACCGCCCTGCCCGCCGTGGGCGGCACGCTGAACACGATCGACGCATCCTTGTTATGGCAAATCGGCATTTTCTTCGCCAAGGCCGGGGCCTTTGTCTTCGGCTCCGGGTTGGCGATCGTGCCATTTCTTTATGGCAGCGTGGTCACGCAGTTCCACTGGCTGAGTGAAAAGCAATTCGTGGATGCGGTGGCGGTTGCCATGATCACGCCCGGACCGGTGGTCATCACCGTGGGCTTCATCGGATATCTGGTCGCCGGGCTGCCGGGCGCGGTCGTGGCCGCCGGCGCCACGTTTCTACCGTGCTATCTGTTCACCATCCTACCGGCGCCGTACTTCAAAAAATACGGCAAGGTGCCCGCCATCCTGGCCTTTGTCGATGGCGTCACGGCCGCCGCGGTGGGCGCCATCACGGGGGCGGTGATCGTTCTGGCGCAACGTTCGATCGTCGATCTTCCAACACTGCTGCTGGCCGCGACCACGGCGGCGCTGCTGCTGCGGTTCAAGAAATTGCCGGAGCCGGCGATCGTGGCGGTTGCCGCGGCGATCGGGCTGGCGATCTATCCCTTGCTGCATTCCACCTGACTTTTCATGGAGGGCTTGATCGATATATGGACTGAATTGGACATTACCCAAGGAGACGATCATGAAATGGATTACCCGAGAGCACCCCAAGATCGACCGAATCGCTTGCCCATGGTTGATTGCCCGCTTTATCGACCAGCAACCGGAATTCCTATACGTGCCCGCGAACGAAGTGCTGCGCACCGCGAAGGAACGGAACGCGATTCCCTATGACATCCCGGGCGCCGAGCTGTCGCATGTCGGAGACCAGTGCAGCTTCGATGCCTTCCTGGCCAGGTATGAGCTGGGGCAGGACCCCGCCCTGCAAAAACTGGCGGCCATCGTGCGCGGAGCCGATACATCCCGCCTCGACCTGACCTTGCAGTCGGGCGGCTTGTACGCCATCTCGCTGGGCCTGTCGAACCTATACCAGGACGACCACCAGATGCTGGAGCACGGGATGGTGATGTACGACGCTCTCTATGCCTGGTGCCGGTCATGCCAGGATGAAACACACCAATGGCCGCCGCGCATGGCCGCTTGATATGGGCGAGCGCCCCTCCGGATAGGTCGCCGCTTTACGTCGTTCCCTCATCGTGAAGCGGCCGGCCTTTACCGCGCGGTCCCGCAGCCGTTGCCGGAAGCGCCTTCCGTATCGTCTGTTCCCGACATAAGCGTGACGCGGGAGCCACCGTACCGCCGCATGTGTCACCCGGGCTGTACATATCCCCTCCAGGGGGATAGCATAGCAAGCATGGATACACCCAATCCCCACCTGCACCACGAAACCGTGGCCAAGCGCCTGAAACGGGCTGAAGGACACTTGCGCAGTGTCGTGCAGATGATCGAAGCGCAACGTCCCTGCCTGGATATTGCGCAGCAACTGCATGCCGTCGAGAAGGCCATTACGCAGGCAAAGCGGATACTCATCCAGGACCACATCGACCATTGCCTGGAAGACGTGGTGGGCGACGTGGACAAAGCGCGCCGCCGCACCGTGGACGAGTTCAAGGAAATCACCAAGTACCTGTAGGGCACACCCCCAAGATGCTGTCGTTCACCGAGCTTATCCAGCAGGGCACCAGCCATGCCTGGCTTTTCATTCCCAGCGCCATCGTGCTGGGTGCCTTGCACGGCCTGGAGCCGGGCCACTCCAAGACCATGATGGCGGCCTTCATCGTTGCCATCCGGGGCACGATAGGGCAGGCGGTCCTGCTCGGCGTCAGCGCCACCGTGTCGCACACCATCATTGTCTGGGGCATCGCCCTGGGCGGCATGTATCTATGGCGCGGCGTCGATGCCGAGGCGCTGGAGCCCTACTTCCAGGTCGCTTCCGCGGTAGTGATTATTGCGATCGCGCTGTGGATGTTCATGCGCACGTTGAAGGAACAGCGATTGCGGCAGGCGGCCTCGCAGGACCACGATCACCACGGGCATGATCACCACGCCCATTCTCACGATCACGACCACGATCATGGCCATGCCCACGACGAAAGCCGGCGTATCGATACCGGACACGGCGTGGTCGCGCTGCGTATCCATGAAGCCGGCGCCCCGCCCCGCTGGCGGCTGACGGTGGAGCGGGGCGCACACTGGCGGGCCGAGGACGTAAGCGTGGAAACGGAAAGGCCGGACGGCGCGAAGCAGCGATTCCGCTTCGCGGCGCGCGATGGCTATCTGGAATCGGTGGACGAGATTCCGGAACCCCACCAGTTCATGGCCAGGCTGGAACTTGCCCACGGCCATCATGCCCACAGCTACGATGTGGCCTTCGTCGAGGACGCCCCCAATCAGCATGACCACATTCATGAAGAACTGCGCGGGCTGGACGTGTCGGGGGGCGAGTACCAGGATGCGCACGCGCTGGCGCACGCCAACGATATCCGGCGCAGGTTCGCCGACCGCAGGGTCACCAACTGGCAGATTCTCGGCTTCGGACTGACCGGCGGACTGATCCCCTGTCCGGCCGCCATCACCGTACTGCTGCTGTGCCTG
Above is a genomic segment from Bordetella genomosp. 11 containing:
- a CDS encoding chromate resistance protein ChrB domain-containing protein, translated to MATLPTHWLLLIVSLPTAGATARMRIWRAVKMLGAVPLRDGAYLLPADAEQAGQFRALAGEARQDGGQGWVLQVLAQDQDETTALQALFDRSEDYAAWLSGLAEARLSLSKVPAAELARSLRRHERAYEAIRRIDFFPTAASASAQAQWRDFSNAVDAILSPGEPHAAIGSIPRRDPMRHQGRVWATRRHLWVDRVACVWLIQRFIDTGARFLWLDTPADCPADALGFDFDGATFTHVGDRVSFEVLTASFGLDENRGLKRLGAMVHALDVGGATVPEAAGFEALLTGARKRLDDDDALVAEIGVVLDSLYAYFSNSRMA
- a CDS encoding chromate transporter, producing the protein MNASPPADPAPSAAAPPRYTLWQLVAYFARLGTLGFGGPVALAGYMHRDLVERREWIAEGDYKEGLALAQLAPGPLAAQLAIYLGYVHFRIVGATLVGIAFVLPSFLMVVALGWAYTRFGGLDWMRSVFYGVGAAVIGIIAISAYKLTVKSVGRDKLLWAVYLVLAAVTVATETEIAWLFLAAGIVVWFRRAPPKWLRQGNLHSVAATALPAVGGTLNTIDASLLWQIGIFFAKAGAFVFGSGLAIVPFLYGSVVTQFHWLSEKQFVDAVAVAMITPGPVVITVGFIGYLVAGLPGAVVAAGATFLPCYLFTILPAPYFKKYGKVPAILAFVDGVTAAAVGAITGAVIVLAQRSIVDLPTLLLAATTAALLLRFKKLPEPAIVAVAAAIGLAIYPLLHST
- a CDS encoding chromate resistance protein ChrB domain-containing protein; amino-acid sequence: MKWITREHPKIDRIACPWLIARFIDQQPEFLYVPANEVLRTAKERNAIPYDIPGAELSHVGDQCSFDAFLARYELGQDPALQKLAAIVRGADTSRLDLTLQSGGLYAISLGLSNLYQDDHQMLEHGMVMYDALYAWCRSCQDETHQWPPRMAA
- a CDS encoding metal-sensing transcriptional repressor, encoding MDTPNPHLHHETVAKRLKRAEGHLRSVVQMIEAQRPCLDIAQQLHAVEKAITQAKRILIQDHIDHCLEDVVGDVDKARRRTVDEFKEITKYL
- a CDS encoding nickel/cobalt efflux transporter, whose protein sequence is MLSFTELIQQGTSHAWLFIPSAIVLGALHGLEPGHSKTMMAAFIVAIRGTIGQAVLLGVSATVSHTIIVWGIALGGMYLWRGVDAEALEPYFQVASAVVIIAIALWMFMRTLKEQRLRQAASQDHDHHGHDHHAHSHDHDHDHGHAHDESRRIDTGHGVVALRIHEAGAPPRWRLTVERGAHWRAEDVSVETERPDGAKQRFRFAARDGYLESVDEIPEPHQFMARLELAHGHHAHSYDVAFVEDAPNQHDHIHEELRGLDVSGGEYQDAHALAHANDIRRRFADRRVTNWQILGFGLTGGLIPCPAAITVLLLCLQLKQVSLGAALVLCFSVGLALTLVSVGVAAAWSVRHVTKRYSWFSTVASRAPYLSSLLIVAVGVYVGIHGWMGIGAMA